One Gordonia mangrovi genomic region harbors:
- a CDS encoding SDR family NAD(P)-dependent oxidoreductase has translation MDLRLTEHVVIVTGASHGLGRSIANVLAEEGMKVVAVGRDTPALTSLATERTDSIAPFVCDISDLDAIAGIPAFAIARFGRVDALVNNAAQASNTPLADQTLDDWEQIFRVNITAPMLLTQSVGTRFIGQGRGKVVNIASLAGITGRRGMSAYSATKGALLRFTESVADEWARHNVQVNAIAPGSIDTEAMRRARPDAADIAAVTKHIPARRLGAPAEVGRACAFLLSPQADYITGTTVVIDGGLHVHTRP, from the coding sequence ATGGACCTTCGTCTCACCGAGCACGTTGTGATCGTCACGGGAGCCAGCCATGGACTCGGCCGGTCGATCGCGAATGTTCTCGCCGAAGAGGGCATGAAGGTTGTTGCCGTCGGCAGGGATACACCCGCGCTGACAAGCCTGGCAACTGAGCGAACCGACTCGATAGCACCCTTCGTGTGCGACATTTCCGACCTCGACGCCATCGCCGGGATCCCAGCCTTCGCGATAGCCCGGTTCGGCAGAGTCGATGCACTGGTGAACAACGCCGCGCAAGCCTCGAACACACCCCTGGCGGATCAGACGCTGGACGACTGGGAACAGATCTTTCGAGTGAACATCACAGCGCCGATGCTGCTCACACAGTCGGTGGGCACTCGCTTCATCGGGCAAGGTCGGGGAAAAGTCGTGAACATCGCATCGCTGGCAGGAATCACCGGCCGACGGGGCATGTCTGCGTACTCAGCGACAAAGGGCGCGCTTCTACGCTTCACCGAGTCGGTAGCCGACGAGTGGGCACGGCACAACGTCCAGGTCAATGCGATAGCGCCCGGGTCAATCGACACAGAGGCAATGCGCCGGGCTCGGCCTGACGCCGCCGACATCGCGGCAGTCACCAAACACATCCCGGCTCGGCGCCTTGGTGCACCAGCCGAAGTAGGCCGAGCGTGCGCCTTTCTCCTCTCGCCCCAAGCGGACTACATCACCGGAACGACAGTCGTCATCGACGGTGGCCTGCATGTCCACACTCGCCCATAA
- a CDS encoding MaoC/PaaZ C-terminal domain-containing protein: MTFDLSAVGATSKPTTISWDSKDCILYALGIGAGTDDLAFTTENTKDVVQVAYPTMAVTLGVDFSVMANLGTIDWTRLVHAEQGVDLFQPLPVQGTATAVTKIANVWDKGKAAVIVTETTATDDASRKKLFTSRSSVYIKGAGGFGGERGPERKATKELGEPENTTTYATTADQALLYRLSGDRNPLHSDPWFAEKAGFERPILHGLCTYGITGRAVLDAAADGDPARIRSFSGRFAHPVMPGDTLHIETWPNVDGTVEFRTRIDDGTTVLTGSAAIS, encoded by the coding sequence ATGACGTTTGATCTCTCGGCCGTCGGAGCCACGTCCAAACCCACAACGATCAGTTGGGATTCCAAGGACTGCATTCTCTATGCGCTTGGAATCGGGGCCGGTACAGATGATCTCGCCTTCACCACAGAAAACACCAAGGACGTGGTGCAGGTCGCATACCCCACGATGGCGGTCACACTGGGTGTCGACTTCAGCGTGATGGCCAACCTCGGAACCATTGACTGGACCCGTCTGGTACACGCGGAGCAAGGCGTCGATCTCTTCCAACCGCTACCGGTGCAGGGCACCGCAACAGCAGTAACCAAAATCGCGAACGTGTGGGACAAGGGCAAAGCGGCCGTCATAGTCACCGAGACCACGGCAACAGACGACGCGAGCAGGAAGAAACTCTTCACTTCCCGCTCGTCGGTCTACATCAAGGGCGCCGGCGGCTTCGGCGGTGAACGCGGACCGGAGCGCAAAGCAACCAAGGAACTCGGCGAACCCGAAAACACAACAACATACGCGACTACCGCCGACCAGGCACTGCTGTACCGGCTCTCCGGGGATCGGAATCCGTTGCACTCTGATCCTTGGTTCGCAGAGAAGGCCGGATTTGAGCGACCCATCTTGCATGGGCTGTGCACCTACGGCATCACCGGACGGGCTGTGCTCGACGCAGCTGCCGACGGTGACCCAGCCAGGATTCGATCATTCTCCGGTCGATTCGCTCATCCGGTCATGCCGGGCGACACGCTTCACATCGAGACGTGGCCAAATGTGGATGGAACCGTTGAATTTCGGACCCGCATCGACGATGGCACCACCGTGCTGACCGGTTCTGCCGCGATCAGCTGA
- a CDS encoding CaiB/BaiF CoA transferase family protein has protein sequence MGPLSGLRVLEIASAAPAPFACMMLADMGADVLRVDRPNKKVSVEGYPDPALDPLGRGRQSIAVDLKSPEGRDLVLSLCDPADVVVEGFRPGVMERLGLDPEMLIGRNPRLIVGRMTGWGQAGPLAERAGHDINYVAVAGALHSTGRTDSPPTPALNLVGDFGGGGMLLTVGILSALVERSLSGHGQIVDAAMIDGASLLMASVRGMRDAGSWNDERSSNLLDGGAPFYDTYKTADGKYMSVGALEPQFYKLLLEGLRIEASEFPRRMDPKSWPQQRARFATEFAKRSREEWTRIFEGSDACVFPVLEMHEVPHYQQVTARAGFVDVAGQSQPAPAPRFSRTPSGISGPSPRPGTHDPDALGEWGLDQKKLQDLAKSGVIWRPDHVSSGDMKLPSEPIHERPSDQGQSRPKVGQKA, from the coding sequence ATGGGGCCACTCAGCGGCTTGCGGGTCTTGGAGATTGCAAGCGCGGCGCCTGCGCCTTTTGCGTGCATGATGCTTGCGGACATGGGTGCGGACGTGTTGCGCGTTGATCGCCCGAACAAAAAAGTCTCTGTCGAGGGCTATCCCGATCCGGCGCTCGATCCATTGGGGCGTGGACGTCAGTCGATCGCGGTCGATTTGAAATCGCCAGAGGGGCGCGACCTCGTTCTGAGCCTTTGCGACCCGGCAGATGTGGTGGTGGAGGGGTTCAGGCCCGGCGTCATGGAGCGGCTGGGTCTCGACCCGGAGATGCTGATCGGCCGCAATCCGAGGCTGATCGTCGGACGTATGACGGGTTGGGGTCAAGCCGGCCCGTTGGCCGAGCGAGCTGGGCACGATATCAACTACGTTGCTGTCGCGGGCGCGCTTCATTCGACCGGTCGAACCGACTCGCCGCCAACGCCCGCCCTGAACCTCGTCGGGGACTTCGGCGGCGGCGGAATGCTGCTGACAGTTGGTATCCTATCGGCCTTGGTCGAGCGTAGCCTTTCCGGCCACGGCCAAATAGTCGACGCAGCGATGATCGACGGGGCCTCGCTGCTCATGGCCTCTGTTCGCGGCATGCGAGATGCAGGTAGCTGGAACGATGAACGGAGCAGCAACCTCCTCGACGGTGGTGCGCCGTTCTACGACACGTACAAGACCGCCGACGGCAAATACATGAGTGTCGGTGCCCTAGAACCGCAGTTCTACAAACTATTGCTCGAGGGACTCCGAATCGAGGCGTCTGAGTTCCCTCGCCGAATGGATCCGAAGTCGTGGCCGCAACAGCGAGCGCGTTTCGCGACCGAGTTCGCAAAGCGAAGCCGGGAAGAGTGGACCCGAATCTTCGAAGGGAGCGACGCGTGTGTCTTTCCGGTACTCGAAATGCACGAAGTGCCCCATTATCAGCAGGTTACTGCTAGGGCGGGTTTCGTCGACGTGGCCGGGCAGAGCCAGCCGGCGCCGGCGCCGCGTTTCTCACGGACGCCATCGGGGATTTCCGGTCCGTCGCCGCGGCCGGGAACGCATGACCCCGATGCGTTGGGTGAATGGGGACTGGACCAGAAGAAGCTGCAAGATCTGGCTAAATCCGGGGTGATCTGGCGGCCCGACCACGTCTCCTCTGGCGACATGAAGCTGCCGTCTGAGCCGATCCACGAACGGCCGAGTGATCAAGGTCAGAGTCGACCCAAGGTAGGGCAGAAGGCATGA
- a CDS encoding oxidoreductase, whose product MTRTDYPHLFSPIRVGTMQLQNRIMVPTHAFADSNLVGTSAEADRFIAYYQAKARGGSSWVCGGSMHLRTPVGVGFEPSGMGASKEGMFRNDLFVPRARLFADAMHSEGAYASMQIVFMGGTPFGPSQRAHGFANNRVPHALTTGEIGEIVAEYAFTAGRMREAGLDGAELHANNDDLLQWFMSPMTNDRDDRYGGSVASRLTLLHEVLSVIRGVVGKEFTLGARICMDERIAGGYDSDIARESLALIDSWGLVDYLHLNVGNNWGETTYLPLPDFDTEHWIEMAGTMKAVVGCPVIYTGRVTTPEAAEHIVASGHADIVGIVRSNIADPEFANKAATGRVAEIRPCVASNDCLSRVTLDGISFGCAVNPRAGMEQLVVDTAARPKNVLVIGGGPAGIEVAATAAERGHRVALWEEGAQLGGQLLTAARMPYQDAFGRYLDYQSTRIERAGVTVETSCRATAEAVLAADVDEVVVATGARAHTPLDIPGITSAHVKDVRDVLRNPAGVGHRVVMVVEDDHMAPLGTADLLSSRGHDLTIVYRTAEFAPLVGRYNIGPSMARLFAARTVLLPMHRLAAIEDRTVHTEDVYGGSLTSFEDVDSVVLACGSRSDSHLHAELEGKVEHLHLIGDAYASRRLTYATRQGDVLGRML is encoded by the coding sequence ATGACCAGAACCGACTATCCCCACCTGTTCAGCCCGATCCGAGTGGGGACCATGCAGTTGCAGAATCGGATCATGGTGCCTACCCACGCCTTTGCCGATAGCAATCTGGTGGGAACGTCTGCAGAGGCGGACAGGTTCATTGCGTATTACCAGGCGAAGGCTCGCGGAGGTTCGTCGTGGGTATGCGGCGGCAGTATGCATCTGCGAACCCCGGTCGGGGTCGGTTTCGAGCCCAGTGGGATGGGTGCGTCCAAGGAGGGCATGTTCCGAAACGACCTCTTCGTACCGCGCGCGAGACTCTTCGCCGACGCGATGCACAGTGAAGGCGCGTACGCGTCGATGCAGATCGTGTTTATGGGAGGAACCCCGTTCGGACCCAGTCAGCGAGCCCACGGGTTCGCCAACAACCGGGTGCCACATGCGTTGACCACCGGAGAGATCGGCGAGATCGTTGCCGAGTACGCGTTCACGGCCGGCCGGATGCGGGAGGCCGGTCTCGACGGCGCGGAACTGCACGCCAACAACGACGATCTACTGCAATGGTTCATGTCGCCGATGACCAACGATCGCGACGACAGATACGGCGGATCCGTCGCCTCTCGATTGACCCTGCTGCACGAGGTTCTGTCCGTCATCCGTGGCGTCGTCGGGAAAGAGTTCACGCTCGGCGCGCGTATCTGCATGGACGAAAGGATCGCGGGCGGCTATGACAGTGATATCGCTCGGGAGTCCTTGGCGCTGATCGACAGTTGGGGGCTGGTCGACTATCTGCATCTCAACGTCGGGAACAACTGGGGCGAAACCACATACCTCCCGTTGCCGGACTTCGACACCGAGCATTGGATCGAGATGGCGGGAACGATGAAGGCGGTGGTCGGATGCCCGGTGATCTACACCGGTCGAGTGACGACTCCCGAGGCCGCCGAACACATCGTGGCATCTGGGCACGCCGACATCGTGGGCATCGTACGGTCGAACATCGCCGACCCCGAGTTTGCGAACAAGGCCGCAACCGGGCGGGTCGCCGAGATCCGGCCGTGTGTGGCGTCGAACGACTGCCTGAGTCGCGTCACTTTGGACGGCATCAGTTTTGGATGTGCCGTGAACCCCAGGGCTGGTATGGAACAACTGGTCGTCGACACTGCGGCCCGACCCAAGAATGTACTCGTCATCGGCGGCGGCCCGGCAGGTATCGAGGTTGCGGCCACAGCGGCAGAACGCGGTCATCGGGTTGCTCTATGGGAAGAAGGAGCCCAACTCGGAGGACAACTGTTGACCGCCGCCCGGATGCCTTACCAGGACGCCTTCGGCCGGTACCTCGACTACCAATCGACTCGGATCGAACGCGCGGGAGTCACAGTGGAGACGAGTTGCCGGGCAACCGCCGAGGCAGTTCTTGCTGCCGACGTCGACGAAGTCGTCGTGGCCACCGGGGCACGCGCGCACACACCGCTCGACATTCCTGGTATCACCTCCGCGCACGTCAAGGACGTACGCGACGTGCTGCGAAACCCGGCAGGTGTCGGTCACAGAGTCGTGATGGTCGTCGAAGACGACCACATGGCTCCGTTGGGCACTGCGGATCTGTTGTCGTCGCGCGGACACGATCTGACGATTGTGTACCGGACCGCTGAGTTCGCTCCCTTGGTTGGCCGGTACAACATTGGGCCGTCGATGGCACGCTTGTTCGCCGCTAGAACCGTACTACTACCCATGCATCGATTGGCCGCGATCGAAGACAGGACCGTGCACACGGAGGACGTCTACGGTGGCTCGCTCACGTCATTCGAGGACGTGGACAGCGTGGTACTCGCGTGTGGATCACGTTCGGATTCGCATCTGCATGCCGAGCTCGAGGGCAAAGTAGAGCATTTGCACTTGATCGGTGATGCGTACGCTTCGCGCCGCCTCACGTACGCGACTCGCCAGGGGGACGTTCTTGGCCGAATGCTGTGA
- a CDS encoding cytochrome P450, whose amino-acid sequence MDTKSPAQTDPSGPAREGFLHSTHPALQADTWNEVSRLRDETPVFRSDFVNPVDEKSTLWYLLDYDSVYNALRTPDVFSNVGSAHPLSEGDPYSMLPGELDPPDHTKMRRALDPYFAPSAIKKLEDAVRETAITLIKGFQPHGACDFVTDFALQFPTSVFMELMGLPKENRDQLMGWVNAFSAMMGSEQAISAAVQAEQEVLAFLAESLVDRKENPQDDFMTAVSQLAVDGEVISHKEQVAVAYLFFQAGLDTVASQLGWTFKHLAENDELRQSIVEDPDLISGTVEEALRCFSVLSHTMIAAKDADVQGCPIKKDDRVVTLISAANRDPQEFPDADEFDPTRKPNRHIAFGIGPHRCIGSHLARLELNVALEEWHKRIPNYSIEKGADLNPSMGWAVTRLSSLPLRWEP is encoded by the coding sequence ATGGATACTAAGTCCCCCGCCCAGACGGATCCGTCGGGACCGGCTCGCGAAGGGTTTCTGCACTCCACGCATCCGGCTCTGCAGGCAGATACCTGGAACGAAGTTAGTCGCCTTCGCGACGAAACACCAGTGTTCCGAAGTGACTTCGTGAATCCGGTCGACGAGAAATCCACCCTGTGGTACCTACTCGACTACGACTCGGTCTACAACGCGTTGCGCACACCGGACGTTTTCTCCAATGTTGGATCGGCGCATCCCTTATCCGAGGGAGACCCTTACAGCATGCTGCCAGGGGAGCTCGATCCGCCTGATCATACGAAGATGCGGCGCGCGTTGGATCCGTACTTCGCGCCTTCAGCCATCAAGAAACTGGAAGACGCGGTCCGGGAAACTGCGATCACGTTGATCAAAGGATTTCAGCCACACGGCGCGTGCGACTTCGTGACCGATTTCGCGTTGCAGTTCCCTACATCAGTGTTCATGGAGTTGATGGGATTACCCAAGGAGAATCGAGACCAGCTGATGGGTTGGGTGAACGCGTTCTCGGCCATGATGGGTAGCGAACAAGCGATCTCGGCAGCCGTACAAGCTGAACAAGAGGTGCTTGCCTTCCTGGCGGAGTCGCTGGTGGACCGCAAAGAGAACCCACAGGACGACTTCATGACCGCGGTCAGTCAGCTGGCTGTTGACGGCGAGGTGATTTCGCACAAAGAGCAGGTTGCGGTTGCGTACCTGTTCTTCCAGGCCGGTCTCGACACAGTGGCCAGCCAACTGGGATGGACGTTCAAACATCTGGCGGAAAACGATGAACTACGTCAGTCGATCGTCGAAGACCCGGATTTGATCTCCGGCACCGTCGAAGAGGCCCTCCGCTGTTTCAGTGTTCTTTCCCATACAATGATTGCCGCGAAAGACGCTGACGTGCAAGGCTGCCCGATCAAGAAGGATGATCGGGTCGTCACCCTCATCTCGGCCGCCAATCGCGATCCGCAGGAGTTTCCCGACGCCGACGAGTTCGATCCTACGCGTAAGCCCAATCGGCACATCGCCTTCGGAATCGGCCCCCATCGCTGCATCGGATCCCATCTTGCGCGGCTCGAGCTGAACGTCGCGCTCGAAGAGTGGCACAAGCGAATCCCGAACTACAGCATCGAGAAAGGCGCTGACCTGAATCCAAGTATGGGCTGGGCAGTGACGCGACTTTCATCGCTGCCGCTGCGCTGGGAGCCGTAG
- a CDS encoding ferredoxin yields the protein MIVRVDSNYCTGHGRCVAFAPDLFELGDEGFLDIEDQVVPDNLLGAVREAVQNCPERAISLIDD from the coding sequence ATGATTGTCCGCGTAGACAGCAACTACTGCACGGGACATGGCCGCTGCGTTGCATTCGCGCCGGATTTGTTCGAGTTGGGGGACGAGGGCTTCCTCGACATCGAGGATCAGGTGGTGCCCGACAACCTCCTTGGGGCGGTCCGCGAAGCCGTCCAGAACTGCCCGGAGCGAGCAATCTCGCTCATCGATGACTGA
- a CDS encoding SDR family NAD(P)-dependent oxidoreductase, which produces MRRTIPLSEKRFDGRVAVITGAGGGLGFEHARLFASRGAHVVINDIGGSVTGDGSDRGAAQRAADEIIALGGSAVADANSVSTPAGAAELIETALEAFGGVDIVVNNAGILRDKSLLKVKPNDFRAVLDVHLLGTFLVTQAAFGHMRAKGYGRFVNTASPAGLYGNFGQANYSAAKAGIVGLTRTVSIEGAKFGISANAISPAAHTRMTENLLGQLFDGASADVLDAAKVSPVVAWLSHEDTDVTGQVFGTAGGLVTKVFIAETKGIFEANPTIENIAAREAEILDEQGYLVPEDVGASMAPLLEHYASNVGQL; this is translated from the coding sequence ATGAGGAGAACGATTCCTTTGAGTGAGAAACGCTTTGACGGTCGGGTTGCCGTCATCACTGGGGCGGGAGGTGGGTTGGGATTCGAGCACGCAAGATTGTTCGCATCCCGAGGGGCACACGTAGTGATCAACGATATCGGCGGCTCGGTGACCGGTGATGGCAGCGACCGCGGTGCGGCTCAACGTGCCGCGGATGAGATCATCGCATTGGGGGGATCTGCAGTAGCGGATGCGAACTCGGTATCGACGCCCGCGGGTGCGGCGGAACTCATCGAGACCGCGCTGGAGGCGTTCGGTGGTGTTGACATCGTCGTGAACAACGCCGGCATTCTGCGCGACAAATCACTCCTCAAAGTGAAGCCGAACGACTTTCGCGCCGTTCTTGATGTACACCTGCTGGGAACCTTCCTCGTCACGCAAGCAGCTTTCGGCCACATGCGGGCGAAAGGGTACGGCCGGTTCGTCAACACGGCATCCCCTGCGGGACTGTATGGGAACTTCGGACAGGCGAACTACTCCGCGGCGAAGGCCGGAATAGTCGGGCTCACCAGAACGGTATCGATCGAGGGTGCCAAGTTTGGGATCTCGGCAAATGCAATCTCCCCGGCCGCGCATACCCGAATGACGGAAAACCTCCTCGGCCAACTGTTCGATGGTGCGAGCGCCGACGTCCTCGACGCCGCGAAAGTGTCACCTGTTGTCGCGTGGCTCTCCCACGAGGACACCGACGTGACGGGCCAGGTCTTTGGAACCGCTGGGGGCCTGGTCACCAAGGTGTTTATTGCCGAGACGAAAGGCATCTTCGAGGCGAACCCGACGATCGAGAACATCGCCGCCAGGGAAGCAGAAATTTTAGACGAGCAAGGTTACCTCGTCCCCGAGGACGTCGGGGCCAGCATGGCACCGCTCCTCGAGCACTATGCGAGCAATGTAGGACAGCTATGA
- a CDS encoding nuclear transport factor 2 family protein, translating to MNTELMALLDEKAIVDVTIRYATALDTKDWQRLRECFTPDAVARYGVIADCTGVDAIIEQVSDGMDYLAQTQHILTNHVVLLDGDSATCVCYLQAQHLRDNAKPSWNFILAGQYSDSLVRTGDGWRISERSLELWWTAGDPAVIARD from the coding sequence ATGAACACCGAGTTGATGGCGCTCCTCGACGAGAAGGCGATTGTGGACGTAACCATCAGGTACGCCACAGCGCTGGACACCAAGGACTGGCAGCGGTTACGCGAGTGTTTCACGCCTGACGCGGTTGCCCGCTACGGGGTCATCGCGGACTGCACGGGCGTAGACGCCATCATCGAACAGGTGAGTGACGGAATGGACTACCTTGCCCAGACACAGCACATCCTCACCAATCACGTGGTCCTGCTCGACGGTGACTCGGCAACCTGTGTGTGTTACCTGCAGGCCCAACACCTCAGAGACAATGCGAAACCATCGTGGAACTTCATCCTGGCCGGCCAGTACTCGGACTCGCTGGTGCGAACCGGAGACGGATGGCGGATCAGTGAACGCTCACTCGAGCTCTGGTGGACGGCCGGCGACCCAGCTGTCATCGCGCGAGATTGA
- a CDS encoding acetyl-CoA C-acetyltransferase translates to MARQAVIIDGVRSPRGKGKATGGLHGIHPQEVLAQVLNALIEQSGVAVEDVEDVVIGNGDPSGDHANDIGRLAALAAGWPVTVPGVTLNRFCGSGQQAIMFAAMGIRSGWQDVVVAGGVESMSRYPGGVATPTAAGNGHLLEIYPLVPQGISADLIATREGFTRADVDAFAARSQDLTAIAQAAGRHKRSIVPILDAEGNVAIDHDEHPRAGTTVDSLASLSPSFARQGSKVRDGGLTYDQMCSQVYPEVTAVDHVHHAGNSSGVVDGASAVLVTSDDYAKTHGLNARARITSVAVAGADPVIMLTAPGPASEAVLAKAGMSVSDIDLWEINEAFAAVPLKVIKDLKIDEDRVNVNGGGIALGHPIGATGPMLFQTVLDELERRGLSTGLITMCTGGGMATATVIERI, encoded by the coding sequence GTGGCACGGCAGGCAGTGATCATCGACGGCGTCAGAAGTCCGCGCGGAAAGGGCAAGGCGACCGGCGGGCTTCACGGTATCCATCCGCAAGAAGTTCTCGCGCAAGTACTCAACGCGCTCATCGAACAGTCCGGTGTCGCGGTGGAGGATGTCGAGGATGTCGTCATCGGCAATGGTGATCCGTCCGGCGATCATGCCAACGACATCGGCCGGTTGGCGGCCCTTGCGGCCGGGTGGCCGGTCACAGTCCCCGGCGTGACTCTGAACCGTTTCTGCGGGTCGGGACAACAGGCGATCATGTTCGCGGCCATGGGAATCAGGTCGGGGTGGCAAGACGTTGTCGTCGCAGGTGGCGTCGAATCGATGTCCCGATACCCCGGAGGGGTTGCTACCCCAACGGCCGCCGGGAACGGGCATTTGTTGGAGATCTATCCGCTGGTTCCGCAGGGGATCTCGGCTGACTTGATCGCGACGCGCGAGGGCTTTACACGGGCTGATGTGGATGCTTTTGCAGCACGCAGTCAAGACCTCACGGCCATCGCGCAAGCCGCCGGCAGGCACAAGCGCAGTATCGTTCCCATCTTGGACGCCGAAGGCAATGTCGCGATCGATCACGACGAACACCCCAGGGCCGGGACGACCGTCGACTCGCTGGCCTCTCTGAGCCCGTCATTTGCGAGACAGGGTTCGAAAGTACGCGATGGTGGCCTGACATACGACCAGATGTGTTCGCAGGTTTACCCGGAGGTCACCGCTGTCGACCACGTACACCACGCAGGAAACTCCTCGGGTGTCGTCGACGGCGCATCCGCCGTGCTCGTGACGTCCGATGACTACGCGAAAACCCACGGCCTCAATGCCCGCGCCCGTATTACGTCGGTCGCTGTCGCCGGCGCCGACCCAGTCATCATGCTGACAGCCCCGGGTCCTGCCTCGGAGGCAGTCCTCGCCAAAGCCGGCATGTCAGTATCCGACATCGACCTGTGGGAGATCAACGAAGCGTTCGCGGCCGTGCCACTGAAGGTGATCAAGGACCTGAAGATCGACGAAGACCGCGTGAACGTGAACGGCGGCGGAATCGCTCTCGGTCATCCGATCGGCGCAACCGGACCGATGTTGTTTCAGACGGTCCTCGATGAACTAGAGCGTCGTGGGCTGAGCACAGGACTGATTACCATGTGCACCGGCGGTGGCATGGCGACCGCCACCGTCATCGAGAGGATCTGA
- a CDS encoding acyl-CoA dehydrogenase family protein: protein MTVDPITPNHLSELRERIQELAGSRLSAFVNETETTGIIPSAALVAMSETGCFGRALPADFGGTGEGLRAFCIQQEELARVWPTAAVAATWTNLSGILLTKFGTPAQQAELLAAIATGRSMGAVAWTEPHGGSDAASLRTTAVRVEGGWLLSGSKRLIDNAAKADFIIVGARSDLDGPPRRAMSMFVVRRDNPGFHFGGTYETLGLKGAGVGHFTLQNCFIPDADVFGDIGRGFYQMMAMVEFGRTGVAAMCVGIAQRALDSAVEFLTERVSFGRKLSDNDVILAAIADMRIKLDGARMLTERAAIMFDAGERCTAEAAIAKVFASEVAIDTTACALHLHGGIGFTSEVPIERFFRDCQAFTIGEGTSEVLRMVIGRHEFARSRSTK from the coding sequence ATGACGGTCGATCCGATCACACCCAACCATCTGTCCGAATTGCGGGAGAGGATTCAGGAGCTGGCCGGATCCCGGCTGTCCGCGTTCGTCAACGAGACCGAGACGACCGGCATTATCCCATCGGCTGCCCTGGTGGCCATGTCGGAGACGGGTTGTTTTGGACGAGCCCTGCCCGCTGATTTCGGCGGAACCGGAGAAGGGCTGCGCGCGTTCTGCATTCAGCAGGAAGAGCTCGCCAGGGTATGGCCGACGGCAGCGGTGGCAGCGACATGGACAAATCTTAGCGGCATCTTGCTCACGAAGTTCGGCACTCCTGCCCAGCAGGCAGAGTTGCTCGCTGCCATCGCAACAGGTCGATCCATGGGTGCAGTTGCCTGGACCGAACCCCATGGTGGTTCAGATGCCGCGTCGCTGCGAACGACAGCCGTTCGGGTGGAGGGCGGCTGGCTCTTGTCGGGATCCAAGCGACTCATCGACAATGCGGCGAAGGCCGACTTCATCATCGTCGGCGCACGTAGCGACCTCGATGGACCACCGCGTCGCGCGATGTCGATGTTTGTTGTCAGGCGCGACAATCCCGGATTTCACTTCGGCGGCACCTACGAGACTCTCGGTCTCAAAGGTGCAGGGGTCGGTCATTTCACGCTCCAGAACTGCTTCATCCCCGATGCCGATGTCTTCGGTGACATCGGGCGGGGGTTCTATCAGATGATGGCGATGGTCGAGTTCGGACGCACTGGAGTTGCCGCTATGTGCGTGGGTATTGCCCAGCGCGCACTCGACTCGGCGGTTGAATTCTTGACTGAGCGAGTATCGTTCGGGCGGAAGCTGTCGGACAACGACGTGATTCTTGCCGCCATCGCCGACATGCGTATCAAGCTAGACGGCGCGCGTATGTTGACCGAACGTGCGGCGATCATGTTCGATGCAGGCGAGAGATGTACGGCCGAGGCGGCTATCGCGAAAGTCTTCGCATCTGAGGTCGCCATTGACACCACTGCCTGTGCGCTACATCTCCATGGTGGAATCGGATTCACGAGTGAGGTACCGATCGAACGGTTCTTCCGGGACTGTCAAGCTTTTACTATCGGTGAAGGCACCTCGGAAGTTCTAAGGATGGTCATTGGGCGTCACGAGTTCGCACGGAGCAGGTCGACGAAATGA
- a CDS encoding enoyl-CoA hydratase/isomerase family protein produces the protein MVMELRTAIEKSTASETLLFSAEGRNFCAGGDHDELAKLSTDEFRAYVTGLKSLFGEILTASPSVVCVQRAAVGGGAELALRADLILAGDDAYFQFPQLSVGARVGAETLALLISRVGLGKARRWCLTGERIDAPSALKAGLIDDVVEPSELLSVGTDLAKKLAELSGAGVSRFKSTVNSLIVPADHSGIAVR, from the coding sequence ATGGTGATGGAACTGCGAACGGCCATCGAGAAGTCTACTGCGTCAGAAACTCTGCTGTTTTCAGCCGAAGGCCGGAACTTCTGCGCTGGCGGTGACCATGACGAACTGGCGAAGCTGTCGACGGACGAGTTCCGCGCTTACGTGACCGGTCTCAAGTCATTGTTTGGTGAGATTCTGACGGCTTCACCGTCTGTCGTCTGCGTTCAACGAGCGGCGGTGGGCGGGGGAGCCGAGCTCGCTCTGCGGGCAGATCTCATACTTGCGGGCGACGACGCCTATTTTCAGTTCCCGCAGTTGAGTGTGGGCGCCAGGGTCGGCGCCGAGACGCTCGCCTTGCTCATCAGCCGGGTGGGCCTGGGCAAGGCTCGTCGTTGGTGCTTGACGGGCGAACGGATCGATGCGCCCTCGGCACTAAAGGCCGGTCTCATCGATGACGTGGTGGAACCGTCGGAGTTACTCTCCGTAGGAACGGATCTGGCCAAGAAGCTCGCCGAACTCTCGGGTGCGGGGGTGTCGCGCTTCAAGAGCACCGTTAACTCCTTGATCGTACCCGCGGACCATTCAGGCATCGCTGTTCGCTAG